In Microbacterium pumilum, the following proteins share a genomic window:
- a CDS encoding alpha/beta hydrolase, whose protein sequence is MREVFGDSGPAVLLLPGGAEAVEGFYPGLMEGLMADPGCRVILYDRPGVGPSEAEGGLAEATDAIHATLAELKIGPVVVIGQSLGGAVAMLLARDHPEDVAGLVLLDPTPVNDAKLAKQVEQTAKTTARISTVPGIHWALTALLRSSAGRSARRHDMSPEARTATLKIAEVDLPKLSQSATGLAAIAEGFDESQLPLVPAAVVTADRKPDSTIRKAHARIAAALETPLLSWPGAEHQVHLSHEEEVLEVSRAVVRAVAVSEE, encoded by the coding sequence ATGCGCGAGGTGTTCGGAGACTCGGGTCCTGCGGTGCTGCTGCTCCCTGGCGGGGCCGAGGCGGTCGAAGGCTTCTATCCCGGCTTGATGGAGGGGCTCATGGCCGATCCTGGCTGCCGGGTGATCCTCTATGACCGGCCGGGTGTCGGCCCCTCCGAGGCGGAAGGCGGGCTCGCCGAAGCGACTGATGCGATCCATGCCACCCTCGCCGAGCTGAAGATCGGACCTGTGGTCGTCATCGGCCAGAGCCTGGGTGGCGCCGTTGCGATGCTTCTGGCTCGTGATCATCCCGAGGATGTGGCCGGTCTGGTCCTGCTCGATCCGACGCCGGTCAACGATGCGAAGCTCGCCAAGCAGGTCGAGCAGACCGCCAAGACAACGGCTCGCATCTCCACCGTTCCCGGGATCCACTGGGCGCTGACCGCGCTGCTGCGGTCGAGCGCCGGCCGTTCCGCGCGGCGTCACGACATGAGCCCCGAAGCCCGCACCGCGACGTTGAAGATCGCCGAGGTGGATCTGCCGAAGCTCAGCCAGTCGGCCACGGGGCTGGCGGCGATCGCGGAGGGCTTCGACGAGTCGCAGCTGCCGCTCGTACCGGCCGCGGTCGTGACGGCGGACCGCAAGCCCGATTCCACCATCCGGAAGGCACATGCCAGGATCGCGGCTGCGCTCGAGACGCCTCTGCTGTCGTGGCCGGGCGCCGAGCATCAGGTGCACCTCAGCCATGAGGAAGAGGTGCTCGAGGTGTCGCGTGCCGTCGTTCGCGCAGTCGCGGTCAGCGAAGAGTAG
- the prfB gene encoding peptide chain release factor 2: MLDFDLSADIQALRSTFADIKAVVDVGGLEAEIARLSEEAGVPDLWDDTDKAQKITSALSHRQTELARIAGIEQRLDDLEVLVELANEMDDEDSAEEARHELAELEDIIGQLEVQTLLDGEYDERPAVVTIRAGAGGVDASDFAEMLLRMYLRWAEQHKYPVTIMDSSYAEEAGIKSATFEVDAPYAFGTLSVEAGTHRLVRMSPFNSAGKRQTSFAAVEVIPLLDEAVEVEIPENDLRVDVFRSSGPGGQSVNTTDSAVRLTHLPTGTVVSMQNEKSQIQNRAAAMRVLQSRLLILQKEQEAAIKKDLAGVITASWGDQMRSYVLAPYQMVKDLRTDHEVNNPSAVFDGDLDGFIAAGIRWRKRPADD; the protein is encoded by the coding sequence ATGCTCGATTTCGATCTTTCCGCCGATATCCAGGCCCTTCGCTCCACGTTCGCCGACATCAAGGCCGTGGTCGACGTCGGGGGACTCGAGGCCGAGATCGCGCGGCTCAGCGAAGAAGCCGGCGTTCCCGATCTGTGGGACGACACCGACAAGGCGCAGAAGATCACGAGTGCCCTGAGCCATCGGCAGACCGAACTCGCGCGCATCGCCGGCATCGAGCAGCGTCTCGATGACCTCGAAGTGCTCGTCGAACTCGCGAACGAGATGGATGACGAGGATTCGGCCGAAGAGGCGCGTCACGAGCTCGCTGAGCTCGAGGACATCATCGGTCAGCTCGAGGTGCAGACGCTGCTCGACGGCGAGTACGACGAGCGTCCGGCGGTCGTCACCATCCGTGCCGGTGCGGGCGGGGTGGATGCTTCCGACTTCGCCGAGATGCTCCTGCGCATGTATCTGCGGTGGGCCGAGCAGCACAAGTATCCGGTCACGATCATGGACTCGTCATACGCCGAAGAGGCCGGCATCAAATCCGCGACGTTCGAGGTCGACGCGCCGTACGCGTTCGGCACGCTGAGCGTCGAGGCCGGCACGCACCGACTGGTGCGCATGAGCCCGTTCAACTCCGCAGGCAAGCGGCAGACCTCGTTCGCGGCGGTCGAGGTCATCCCGCTGCTGGACGAGGCCGTCGAGGTCGAGATTCCCGAGAACGATCTGCGCGTCGACGTGTTCCGCTCGTCCGGCCCCGGTGGTCAGTCCGTCAACACGACCGACTCGGCTGTGCGCCTGACGCATCTTCCGACGGGCACCGTGGTGTCGATGCAGAACGAGAAGTCGCAGATCCAGAACCGCGCGGCCGCGATGCGTGTGCTGCAGTCGCGCCTGCTGATCCTCCAGAAGGAGCAGGAAGCGGCGATCAAGAAGGACCTCGCCGGCGTCATCACGGCGAGCTGGGGCGACCAGATGCGTTCCTACGTGCTCGCGCCGTACCAGATGGTCAAGGATCTCCGCACGGATCACGAGGTAAACAACCCGTCGGCGGTCTTCGATGGTGACCTCGACGGATTCATCGCTGCCGGCATCCGCTGGCGCAAGCGGCCCGCCGACGACTGA